tgacactgaatctaaaaacaTGTTGGTGTGTTAAGATGTAACTGACTTATGACTCAGAGAGAGTATGATTTTAGACTCCAATTAAAGCAATTTGCACAGTATCTTTGCCTTTGACTGATGATTGTACAGGGCTGGAACATTCAGAAGGAACAATTATAGTGACCAAAAATCCTTTCAATGTACGTACAGACATGTGAATATTCTATtaagaaaaaatgtgaacctctCCTTGAAGCGGTCATGTGAGGATCATTTCAGGTTGAAGGCCAGCAGGGgtcgctcctctctcctctgccagggactcttcttctcctcctctccatcctcgtGTGCTGCATCGCCATCAGGAGAGACTGACAGCAGGGCATGATCAGTCCTGAAAGTCTCTCCCTCTGGTGTtggcaggggaggaggagaagcaggtgATGAGGAGGAAAGTGAGGGCGGTTCCTCTTGTATTTGTACCCCCTCCATACCCCCCTGCCCCTGATCCCCTCTCTGACCCTCTGCTTTGTCTGGCAGGATGGGTCCTGTTTTACTGTCCTGTGGGCTGCACTCGGGTGTCTCTTCCTCGTTGCCTCCCCTATCCAGATCATCCACATACACCAGCTGGGTGTAGGCCATGGCTGGCGTTGTGCCCTTCGACCTGTCTTTCTCGATATCTCTTTCCCCgcgctctccatctctccctctgcggCCCGCTCTCGGCTCATTCAGGTCCACGCCAGAGTCCAGACTGGCATCGTTGCCGTTACCTCGCCTCCCACCTCTGCCATTACCTTGCTgacctcctccacctggagCGTTGCTATGGCACCCCGCCCGCTGCAGGTCAATGTAGGAGTGGCGGATATGAGCATTGGAGCGTCCATCCAGTGAGACAAACCAGGCTCGTGGGTGAGGCAGAGGCTTCCCTCCTCTTAGCTCCATTAAAGTCTTTTCAGCCAACAAGGTGTCCTCACTGTTTATTTCCACAAGAGCTGTTTCCCCAAGAGCTGCTGGGATAGAAAGAGACTCTGACAGGCCGATCCGCTCTCCATCACTTTGCTTGGTGGGACCTGGGGTGCAGTCGGTGGGGGTTTGCCCCAGGGGCTGCTGGGAATGTGAGGCATTGAGCTCAGCCTGAATGGTCTCCAAGTCACTCTGCTGGTCAGTCTGCAGCAGGAGGGCTTGACCAGACAGAGGGTGCTCCCCAGGCAGGCGCATGTAGTGTGCCGGGATCACCAGTGTCGGACGCACCCTCGGGTAACCTTCTCCTCCACTCAGCAGATCCACAGAGCcgcagcagagcagctggcCCGGTCGGGAGAGCGACGGGAGACTGGGACGCTCCAGGTGGTCCACAGAGCGAGACAGAAGGTAGTCAGGAGCTCTGGACTCACACCCCTCCCCTCTACTgggggagtgaggaggagaggaaggtgagATGCAGTCAACAATCCCAATGCTGCTCAGATGGTTAGCTGACACCTGACCATGATTGGCTGATGACAGCGCATCTGAAATCAGGTTGCTTGATGAGCAGACCGAGGTGTATGATTGACGGTAGCCCCGCTCTGTTCCGGATGAAAGGGCGGCTTTTAACTGGAATGTCTCAGCAGACTGCCGGTAGTCTCTGCTGCGAGGCGTCAGATTGCCAAGAGATGAACCATGGTGGCTGTTGTTGCCGAGGGAGGAGcggctgtgtttgctgtgatggATTATGTTGTGTTGACGCGGATTGTCTTGGTGCTCATATGAGAAAGGCTTCAGCATTGGTGTGGTCATGTCGGGCTCAGTTGCTGTGGAAACAAGTTCCAGCTGCACCTAGAGACAACAATACAACATTTAAGTGCATGAAActtttaaaatgtcctcactgtAGGGCAAGATATaatgcagacacagacaaagaaaaacatcatatttATCAAAGTAATTTTATCACAGACTTAATTAGAGAGCATTTTTTGCAACAGTACTGATTCATCACagtttgagaaaataatgaattacaCTTAATTAAGTGCTTCTGTTTGACAGTACAGTGTAAACTAGTGATAGAAACAGTATCTATATGTGTCGGGCAGACCTCGTTGCTGATGAGGTTGAGGTGGGACATGGAGGTGGCTTGATCCCTCTTACTGCTGTCCAGACCAGAAGACAGTGTGAGCTTGCGGTGAGACACTCGAGGCTTCAAACAGCGACGCctgaacaacacagaaacacgccAGATGTTATGATTCAAATCAGAGGAATCTGCTTTAAATACTCAgtaaatacttttttcttttgaaaaatattGTGATAAAACCAGGCACTGGTTTTATCTGGCATTGGACTACAGagtgcttgtgtatgtgtgcttatATTTGCAGTAGAGCATTGGTACCATCAGATGCTGTACTAACGTGATGCCCTATCCTGTGCTGTTGCTGAAGAGTACACTGGATAACATTAAGAACACAAATATAAAACCTTAAAATAGTCAGCTACTATACATGTTCCACATAACCAGTCATAAGAACTGACTCATATGATTGTATATTCCTGACGCTGTCATCCTCATTTTGGAGGCAAATCTGGCAACTTCTTAGTTCTTCATGATGGGACCTATTGCTGTGTAAAGTAattcacacacctgcagtagTACAACAGGAGGcagagcaggcagagcaggaTGAGGGCCATGCCTCCCAGTATGGccaacagaaacactgtgtggTACGTGCTGATGTCCTTCGCTAACACTGGACCTGTTGGACAGACAGGATGTggaaaagagaataaaagcataattctgtaaaaaaacaaaaaaaaacaaagatgagctcataaagaaacagatttttatatGAAACAGGTGTGGATGACTACTCTGTTTGTTGAGGTTATGTTGAGGTTATGTCTACATCTACACTACACATATATGACATGccaaaatgttttacagtaaatatgtgtgtCAAGATTGTCACCTGAGTGTAGTGGGGACATGGCGGCCACCCAATATCCCAGCTGAGGAGCAATGTAGGTCAGACTGAGCTGGCTGCCCTCCCTCTGCACATGACCCCAACTGCTCTTTATCCAggcacctacacacacacacaatcacagagTGAAATCAAATTTCCCAACGATTGTTCTGTATTAGAACCACCTTCAGAGAGGGCATTAGTGACAAGTGGCAAGGCCTGCAGCAAACTCCCACCTGACTTTCATTAACTGAGTACAGACAAGGCAGCACTTCACTTAGCAACATTTAGATACCCCTCACCAGTAAACTATTTTATGTTTAAGGCCCAAGAATTTGTTAATGTGACAGAAGTAAAGTCAATGAATTTAATACTTTGAAAGATATTTTTATTCTGACATTCAGCATAATTTTTTACCTGTTTCACAATCATAACGTCCACAGGTATGGAAGCATGATGGAGAAACAGTAGGGATGTTATGGCCTGCAAGTATTTATTCTTCTTTCATTGTTCCAGTACTTTCCAGCAGTGTAGAACACGAACTACTTATGATAATGTTAATCAAATTAATGATTAAAGCATTATAGGCTAAGActtttgtaaattaaatgtaattcaagattcaagattgcctttattgtcattgagcatgcaTCAgcgaaatttgcattgcaacccccgtgttagaaacaagataataagaaagaagagaaagataataaaataaaataaagataatagaataaaataaactaaataaataaacatgcagtaaaaatatgcataaatgcaataaaaatataccagaaataaaaaatatactaaaacaataaacaataaaatataccatgACTTGCCTTTTGTGATGAAAATTAATTCTGTGCCTTTTAAGACTTTTCAACCCTAGCTGGTACAACACAGATCCAGGCTCAGTAGCATGAGGGAAGGAAGAGTGTTTTGGCAGTACTTAAGTCACCCACAGGGAGGCAGCATGCTCAGCCTAATGTCACTGACAGCCTATGAATAGGGGCACAATAGCAGCCTCAGCAGTGCCAGTCccaaaaaccacaacaaagcCAAAGGCTCTGATTGAGTGGCTCACAAGAAATCTGCTCCAAGAGGAAACATTCAGTAGGGCCTTCACACTTCTCCTCCTTTGGGTCTAAGGGCCAACATGGTGAGAGCTACTTTGTTTCTATGCTTATTCGCAGTTATAGTACATCAAGTAGTCAGGAATCTGCATCAATCTTCAGTAGGGAGGAACCataaagggaaggagaggaaagacaaatacaggaaaggaaggagagacatgagagaggctgtgtgacTCAGcaccacacacaggcacatgcacgcacgcacacacacacacgcacacgcacacacacacacacacacacacacacacacacacacacacacacacacagtgcccaGCACTGCCAGGATTCACCCTGGTtctgtctgattgtttccacaAGGGAGTCCTCTCTTTGTGGGACTGACCTGTTTAATACTGACATTTAATGACTCTGTTCCCACGCCCCCATACAGTAAACCACCAAGAGTCCGGCAATAGCTTTGACACATTGCAAACATTTAGACCCTCAATACAGCCTGTACATTACTTCTGCTTCTTGCCCATTCATGCAAAGTCAACACAGCTGACGTTGGCCCTcttttttgttcacttttaGAGATTCAAAGATAGCAGTCGGTTCATCTAAGGGAGCTTTGCATCATCAAACTCCTCTCAGGATGAAggtctgtctgtttgactgacacacacacacacacgcacacacacacaaacaggtgaacTTGATCTGTTTGTATATGACATCATTTCCCCCCATGCTTCATTAACATGTAACAATACATGTCAGTTGTCAGTTATACAAGAGAagcaggttttgtgtgtgtgtcgtccaTTTGCGCACTTTGTAAACAAAACTAGTTTCTTTGTGAGGGCGCCTTTATCAGCCTGAAGTATTCCTCCAAAAAGGCACCAGACAGATTTCAAAgttctttctttgtgtctgttttatatcCTCAGTTAACACAttcataacaacacacacacatacacacacgcttaacCACTCAGTGAAGAAAGTCAATCAGGAGCTCGGCCTTtctgttgtgttatttatttggtGGGTTGCTAAGGAACACGAGATGTAGCCCGGAGAGAGGGGTCCGGGGATGGCTTCTGTTGTGGAAATACTCGCTGCTACAGGCTGTGCGTGGGCTACAAGTGTGTATTCTTTCAGCTTTTATCAAAGCCCTTTTTATAAGCGCTTGATGTTGATACTTTGGGCACTTTAAACGGAGCCATGAGATCCTTAAAACCATCACAAGAGCAAAGATGGTCCAGATATTACACTGAAACATTCATTGGCCCAGTTGCTTAGCAGGAATATTCTAAGGCTAGATTTAGAGAAAAGCTAGTCACATCACAAATGCAGTTAGGACCAAAACATACTTAACGTAGACAACCTTTATTTCCCAAGTGACAAGAGGCCTATTGTTCTGTGGACAGCAGGGGCAGGCCTCAGTATATTAGGCAAATACTGTCTGTCTTCTAGCTGACAAGAACATGTTTAGAAAATGTGTCATCTAATAAAGGGCCTTCCTTCTATTTTCGTCAGATCGACATGACAAGAGAATATCTTTCAGAGTCACATTATGTACCAGTCTATTAGACAAGGATCAAACTAAGGCTGAAACTAATtctcattattaattaatccgttgttcattttctttattgataGATCAATCCTTTGGTCTAGAAAATGTCATAAGTTAAAAAGTGGAAAATTCCTATCACAAATTCTCAGAGTGCAAGTTGACATATTCAGATGGCTTGTTTTGTTAAACCAACAGTCCTAAACCCACAAAGCAAGTTAACTACCATAGAAGACTAAGTCTAAACTCAAAATAATGAGTAGAGTCATTGtatcttttgcttttttaagGCCagtaaatgttttcagtttacCACCCTCTGTCTGTGAAGATCCTCAGTCATACAGGTCATGGTTAGAgtatcaggaatcaggaatcaggaagcgtttattgtcattacacaagaAGGAGGGTTTATTCTAAGGTcactggacttggttgtagaagCTTCTCCTCTCAACCAAGCAGCGTCCCAAGAGTCCAAGGTATTTACCTCTGTGCGGTTGATACCACTCAGTTCCTAAAGTGTAAACAACACTTGTTCAAGTTGTCACAAGGCTAACTATGAATAGTTGTTAAATCAATGCTGTCCTCTTATCCTTTCCGAgcaaataatatttttttttatattatacttCTTAAAAGGGTTGCTCATAATAACGGACAGACAAAGAATTATCCTCCGACTTTGCAGTTGCCCTCAGCTCTAcgttttcagcatctttcagctcattgctttgCTTTTCAGGCTCAAAACTCCTCTGTTTTCGTTTGAATAttgaacataaacacaattCCAAATTAATGCTACTGTTACGATGTGTCTGCAGGATGTGCTGGAAAGGCAACAGTTTGCCAACAAGCAGCCAATTGCAGTAGATTATTTGGTTTCACTCGTAGCGATTAATCGACTAAATGTTTCAGCTCAACATCAAATAACCAACATTTTTATCTCACCAGAAGAATTTTAATACGTCCCGACAGACCCTTCTGCTGCACTGGCACAAACATAATGTACAGTAGAGGAAATGTGAGACGAATGTACACAGAGAGGGATGTTTTGTAGGTCAGATACAGTGCTGGCTGCCGTCTCTCAGATCAACTCATCCAACAAGAACTGGGTGTGTCACAGTGTGGGACGTCTGACAACAAAGATTTAAGATTGTTGAAATAAATCAGTGGGTCCAGAGAGAATTGAAgggtctctgctgcaggagcaaTCAGCACAGAGGCCTTTGCTATTATTTAGTTCAGTTTAAGATTTAACTGAGCTCCAGCAGATTATGCATCCATGGTCCAATCTTGTGATGTCTAGCAGTATTTGTTTTGATTGGCAGATTAGCATGGTGCTGCATGTTGGCAATTTTTTTACAACCTTATGAATAAATTCATTCATCACCCTGACGCACAGCAATAAGTGGCTGCACTGTGTGAATACGCATGTGGTTTGTATTAATGGTCCTGTTCTGGTAATTTCATAAATCATTCACCAATGGAAGTAGGTCTCATTTACACAGAAGTAAATGTATTACAGCACTGCAGAAAATCAGAAACTATAAGGGTTCAGGTTATTTTCAAGAGATCTCATTGGAAGACACAAATGCAGATGTGTAGATGAGAAATGCTTAGAAAGTCAGAAAAGCTTTTGTGTTCCTGTCAGTACATACCCAAGCGTGGGTCAAATCTCCAAGCaggaatgtgatcattttcctTCAGGCCACTGTCAGCAGGCAGGGGGACGGACACCGTGATTGGCTCATTCACCTGCAGCTCCACTCCGTCGCTGGCCAATAAGTGAACAGAGATGGCTGCTACAGGAGTCAAGTCAAACCTCTTCTCTGCCCCTgtgagagaggcaggagagTGCAAGTAAGAGAAATGCAGCGAAAAGGAAGGGGAGTGGGAATAAGTTGCACATGAGGGGGAGCAGAGAAAGGAGCAGACAGCGGGGGGGAGTGACATGAAGAAGCTTAGATAAAAGAGAGTTGTCaggggaaagacagacaggaaagaaaacaagggaaagacaggaaagagggaaaCGGTGGAGAGTGAAaaaacagagaggctgagggTGGGAAGTGTCACAAAGCACAAGTATGCTTATGTTGCCTGGAGGGAGGGGGTACATGCTGTGGGGAGGGGGAGCTTTTGAGGAGTATTCAATCTGAAGGAGAAAGGACACACAACttcatacaacacacacatcaagatgtggatcacactcacacacacacacacacacacacacacacaggttattGTGTTTCAGGAGGTCAGATAAAGAGGCCTCTCCAGGGTTCATTCTCTCTGATGTACCACTGCTTCTTCTCTACCCTCCCCACCCCCTCTCAGGAGCCTTCTCCCCTGTCATCCATGCCCCACTCTCCAACACCTAGGAGAGTCTTAAACTCCTTTGTGCTG
Above is a window of Chelmon rostratus isolate fCheRos1 chromosome 8, fCheRos1.pri, whole genome shotgun sequence DNA encoding:
- the fam171a1 gene encoding protein FAM171A1, which codes for MMRALDRRRTAAIVLCLLGCLVSKAATKTVPEDTATEEVTLKVHLSDASTHQPLGGATVQLFANHTSVTTETSSVDGNTYLRFPYRLGTPLVVTATKQGYVPNSVPWTPSRLPVFSSISLDLLPERAATLMVYEDVVEIVSGLQGFRRQPTVHFQRRALSLPSNTSYANLTALLTVASTPSHIQHFPHLQVLGGNGTGAEKRFDLTPVAAISVHLLASDGVELQVNEPITVSVPLPADSGLKENDHIPAWRFDPRLGAWIKSSWGHVQREGSQLSLTYIAPQLGYWVAAMSPLHSGPVLAKDISTYHTVFLLAILGGMALILLCLLCLLLYYCRRRCLKPRVSHRKLTLSSGLDSSKRDQATSMSHLNLISNEVQLELVSTATEPDMTTPMLKPFSYEHQDNPRQHNIIHHSKHSRSSLGNNSHHGSSLGNLTPRSRDYRQSAETFQLKAALSSGTERGYRQSYTSVCSSSNLISDALSSANHGQVSANHLSSIGIVDCISPSSPPHSPSRGEGCESRAPDYLLSRSVDHLERPSLPSLSRPGQLLCCGSVDLLSGGEGYPRVRPTLVIPAHYMRLPGEHPLSGQALLLQTDQQSDLETIQAELNASHSQQPLGQTPTDCTPGPTKQSDGERIGLSESLSIPAALGETALVEINSEDTLLAEKTLMELRGGKPLPHPRAWFVSLDGRSNAHIRHSYIDLQRAGCHSNAPGGGGQQGNGRGGRRGNGNDASLDSGVDLNEPRAGRRGRDGERGERDIEKDRSKGTTPAMAYTQLVYVDDLDRGGNEEETPECSPQDSKTGPILPDKAEGQRGDQGQGGMEGVQIQEEPPSLSSSSPASPPPLPTPEGETFRTDHALLSVSPDGDAAHEDGEEEKKSPWQRREERPLLAFNLK